The genomic DNA AAAAGGTTGGCTAGGGGATTCGTGTGCCTTGGACAGTAATCCTACGTAGAACACATTGTGAATTTTCAGGGTTTCCGGGAGCCTTAGGCGGTACgcatggctggagattttttctgtGATCTCAAACGGTCCTAGCCTCTTggggtccagtttgttggagtttgtccTGAGTTCCacattttttccatctaaccAGACTTTATCTCCGATTGAGTATTCCGGTACTACTCCCTTGTTTCCAACCATTCTTTCCTtactcatcctcagagcTGACTccgcttccttccattcttgtgcAAGGGTGTCTGCTATATGATTGGCTTCTGGCACATTTGCTGGAATGTTGGACGGGTTCATGACAGGGTTTTGTCCATAAACCAATTtgaagggggtttttccCGTGGCAGAGTGCTTTGAATTGTTGTAGGCATACTCTGCTAATGGTAACCAGGAGGCCCAATCCGAGTGGTCTGCCGCAACGTATGATCTTAGGTaaaactcaatgaattggttcACCCTCTCTGTTTGTCTGTCTGACTCCGGGTGATAGGCTGATGAGAAGGACGGTTTCACTCCGAGGCGTTGGTAGAGTGCCTTTAGGAACTTTCCTGTGAATGTAGTCCCTCTGTCTGAAATTGTTCTGACTGGCAATccgtggagtttccacaCCTGTGAGATGAATAATTCCGCTAGGCCCTTAGAcgtgattttcttggtagTTGGAATAAAATGCCCAAATTTAGAAAAGGAGTTGATGACTACCAAGATTGCGTCGTGACCATTTGACTTGGGAAATCCTGTAATGAAATCATAGGAAATGGTGTGGAATGGATAGGGCGGAACCTCCAGGGGTTTGAGGGCAATGACCGGGGCATGGGCCCGGCGATTGGCCTGACATgtggggcaacattctacccattccttggcggatgatttcatgcctggccaccagtagttacggcTTAGAAGCTCAAGGGTTCTCTGTTGACCTGGGTGGCCCGCTAaaggggagtcatggaattccctgagtaattgttccttcagggcctctgagtctggaaccaccaattttccttggtaccataggagatcttcctcccaatcatagtcccAATAGGCTTTCCGAATGGAtggaggtgcattgtctgcatcttctgtcaggaaCTGAATGATGGGTTCTAGGGATGGGTCCTCTTTCAGCTTATCTTGGATTTTTGTGACAATCTCAAGTTCAGCTTCTGACGTATTGGCAAAAACCTCTGAtggtagcatgacttctggttcctgaGGTGAGTCAATATAGTCTGATCGTCTGGATAGGGCGTccggttttcctgattgttttcctgggcgatagtggatttcaaaattgaaattgctcaggaaaatacgccatcgCGCGTGTCTGCGGTTgaatgtccgtgcctgcatccaatattccagattcctatgatccgtgaagacttgtactggtttgtccgttgcttctaggaaaatTTGCCATTCCTCTAATGCCTTAATGATAGCTAACAGTTCCTTGTCGTGCGTATCATAGTTAGCTTTGGCGCCCaagaaggacttggacatatatgcaatcGGGTGAAGTTGGTTATCCTCCCCTTGTTGACTcagtatggctcccatagctactcctgatgcgtctgtctctaggtagtagggcagatctgggttggaatggatgaggacGGGCAATCAGGTAACAAGGGACTTCAGTTCCTGGAACGCTACTTCCTccaggttaccccatgaccatggggtttcctttctggtgAGATTATGCAGGGGGCGTGCCACGGAGCtaaagttgggaatgaatcggcggaggtagttgacaaatcctaggaatgcctggacctgtttgactgttttgggagtgggccatGTAGTGACGGCCTCGATCtttttctggtccatggagaagccggctggagatatgacaatgcccaagtaatccactgtagtgacgtggaaatgacattttgacagtttgcagaacaactggttcttcattaatctAGACAGAACTTCTCTGACATGGAGCGGGTGATCTTCCGgcttttctgagaagatgagaATGTCATCTAAGTAAATTACCACTGTTACGTCGatcaggtccctgaacaggtcattcataaagtgttgaaatGCGGCGGGAGCGTTTGTGAGACCGAAAGGCATGACCAAGTATTTGAataacccatatttggtgcggaaagctgttttccactcgtcaccttccttgattcggacgttattgtagcCCCAGCAGAGATCCAGTTTTGTGAACAGCTTTGCATGCCtaagtttggccatgagatcGTCTTGCCGTGGTAAGGGATAAACGTTTTTATGAGTTACGTCATTTAGCTTCCAATAGTCCACCACAAGTCTCAGagaaccatctgcctttttaacaaacatgacaggggcgcctgctgaggaagtgctggggcggatcttgcctgttgctaatTCCTCATCGATATGTACTTTcagcgccttggattctgcatcagtcatgccgtaGATGGGTccaggggagagtttggcgtTGGGAATTAGGTCAATGGCaatatcatattccctgtgcgggggaaggaccttaaattcctcttctccaaacactttagcaaattcatggtattcCGTAGGTAGATCTGCAAGTGGGTTAggatctgcttcttcttccaaggctATCTGGACTTGGTCTGGGAAGGTGACGGTGCCTAGATTCCAGTCTATGAGGGGTGATTCCTGAGTGAGCCATGAcatgccaagtatggcgGGTGTGTTCCCAATTGGGCAGACTAGGAAAGGGATGGAGTgtgtatggccattggccaaaaccgtgaGATGAActtggtgccaaatgcggcCAGTCTGAgagattgtaccatctagcattctcacaactcgtggattttcgagttgggtttttgggatttttaatttttccacaattgaTGGGGAGATAAaatttgatgtggctccggagtctatgagtgttttgaggggttctgccggggaattttggacatatagatcAATGAATAAAagaggttttttatttgagtctagagcaagagatacaaattcaaaactatctaGATTGTCCAATTTTGGAGtcaggggcttggcagcagtcctcaaCCTcattcttttcccaattcatCCTCAGCCACCTTGACTACCTCTTTAatcgtggctttccagccattcgggcactgcttgattcCATGGCCCTTCTGACCGCATTTGACGCATAGCCCTGATGCGCGGCGGCAATCCCGTTCCTCTGGAGTGACATAATTGGGGTCTTTGGACAGTTggaccctggtggtggtagtggtggtcgTGGCGACCGGAGCCTTGGTGGGAGCCTTCTTGGGAcggttttccttgttctcccaacaagtgttgtcaatcttgaccgaggcggcaaatatggcctccAGGTCATCGTCGggaatattgtccttggtggacaggagttctttcaccttccagtgaagaccgcgcgtaaactgggcaatgtacgcctcagtgttccagtcaagttccgccatgagattgcggaactctgtgacgtactcagatgtggtggtggtctgagttaacgcggcaatcttcctggcggccgccctcttcGCGTCTGGATCGGCgaaggcttctttgaatttggccgttaaggccgggatggtagtggggggatttcccttgcccttgataatggtcccaataatggggagagcccagttggcagctttatctgtcatgtgg from Rhizoctonia solani chromosome 16, complete sequence includes the following:
- a CDS encoding Retrotransposable element Tf2 protein, coding for MEPEPTLASLLKAIQTLTSQVGSLQAQIHTQGQQLSELKAICKETNNLVGDKDQGGAQAKPGPLTGPITPPTHTGGEAHTPGTVRPGLKAPFRPSRGTGFDSKEEEEPRRVPKREPMGTPKRSLSSLTPFDSGSSVKQPKMELPDPYKGDTRGRKATQWLDRMLLWVALHRDQFDEEEQMVVWILYHMTDKAANWALPIIGTIIKGKGNPPTTIPALTAKFKEAFADPDAKRAAARKIAALTQTTTTSEYVTEFRNLMAELDWNTEAYIAQFTRGLHWKVKELLSTKDNIPDDDLEAIFAASVKIDNTCWENKENRPKKAPTKAPVATTTTTTTRVQLSKDPNYVTPEERDCRRASGLCVKCGQKGHGIKQCPNGWKATIKEVVKPLTPKLDNLDSFEFVSLALDSNKKPLLFIDLYVQNSPAEPLKTLIDSGATSNFISPSIVEKLKIPKTQLENPRVVRMLDGTISQTGRIWHQVHLTVLANGHTHSIPFLVCPIGNTPAILGMSWLTQESPLIDWNLGTVTFPDQVQIALEEEADPNPLADLPTEYHEFAKVFGEEEFKVLPPHREYDIAIDLIPNAKLSPGPIYGMTDAESKALKVHIDEELATGKIRPSTSSAGAPVMFVKKADGSLRLVVDYWKLNDVTHKNVYPLPRQDDLMAKLRHAKLFTKLDLCWGYNNVRIKEGDEWKTAFRTKYGLFKYLVMPFGLTNAPAAFQHFMNDLFRDLIDVTVVIYLDDILIFSEKPEDHPLHVREVLSRLMKNQLFCKLSKCHFHVTTVDYLGIVISPAGFSMDQKKIEAVTTWPTPKTVKQVQAFLGFVNYLRRFIPNFSSVARPLHNLTRKETPWSWGNLEEVAFQELKSLVT
- a CDS encoding Retrotransposable element Tf2 protein yields the protein MGAILSQQGEDNQLHPIAYMSKSFLGAKANYDTHDKELLAIIKALEEWQIFLEATDKPVQVFTDHRNLEYWMQARTFNRRHARWRIFLSNFNFEIHYRPGKQSGKPDALSRRSDYIDSPQEPEVMLPSEVFANTSEAELEIVTKIQDKLKEDPSLEPIIQFLTEDADNAPPSIRKAYWDYDWEEDLLWYQGKLVVPDSEALKEQLLREFHDSPLAGHPGQQRTLELLSRNYWWPGMKSSAKEWVECCPTCQANRRAHAPVIALKPLEVPPYPFHTISYDFITGFPKSNGHDAILVVINSFSKFGHFIPTTKKITSKGLAELFISQVWKLHGLPVRTISDRGTTFTGKFLKALYQRLGVKPSFSSAYHPESDRQTERVNQFIEFYLRSYVAADHSDWASWLPLAEYAYNNSKHSATGKTPFKLVYGQNPVMNPSNIPANVPEANHIADTLAQEWKEAESALRMSKERMVGNKGVVPEYSIGDKVWLDGKNVELRTNSNKLDPKRLGPFEITEKISSHAYRLRLPETLKIHNVFYVGLLSKAHESPSQPFPERPPPETIEGEEEYEVEQIIDSKRQQGKWFYLIKWKGYGPEDNSWEPEELLEHSQEEIKRFNQARLRKACDAAKSL